One window of Mesorhizobium sp. WSM4904 genomic DNA carries:
- a CDS encoding (2Fe-2S)-binding protein: MSDISLTVNGKRVSGVAEDRTLLVHFLRENLGLTGTHVGCDTSQCGACVVLVDGKAVKSCTMLAAQASGSSVVTIEGLANGADLHPVQAAFKEHHGLQCGFCTPGMIMAATDIIARHPQGLDEATVRAELDGNICRCTGYHNIVKAILAASQAMAKGSKGKARQAA; this comes from the coding sequence ATGTCGGACATATCGTTGACGGTGAACGGAAAGCGAGTCAGCGGCGTTGCCGAAGACCGAACGCTTCTGGTTCATTTCTTGCGGGAGAATCTCGGTCTCACCGGGACGCATGTCGGTTGCGACACCTCGCAATGCGGGGCCTGCGTCGTGCTTGTCGACGGCAAGGCTGTGAAGTCCTGCACGATGCTCGCGGCGCAGGCCTCGGGTTCGAGCGTCGTGACGATCGAGGGACTGGCAAACGGCGCTGACCTGCACCCGGTGCAGGCAGCCTTCAAGGAGCACCACGGTCTGCAATGCGGCTTCTGCACGCCGGGCATGATCATGGCGGCGACAGACATAATCGCCCGCCACCCGCAAGGCCTCGACGAGGCCACGGTGCGCGCCGAGCTCGACGGCAATATCTGCCGCTGCACCGGCTACCACAACATCGTCAAGGCGATCCTCGCCGCATCGCAAGCAATGGCGAAAGGGTCCAAGGGCAAGGCCAGGCAGGCAGCTTGA